A genomic region of Pyrus communis chromosome 14, drPyrComm1.1, whole genome shotgun sequence contains the following coding sequences:
- the LOC137716109 gene encoding uncharacterized protein, with the protein MAHQAESSHWKKEDLWTAILERKKSPNRLVVDEAVNDDNSIVAMHPETMEKLQLHRGDTILIKGKKRKDTICIALADDTCEEPRIRMNKVVRSNLRVRLGDVVSVHQCPDVKYGKSVHILPIDDSIGVTGNLFDAFLKPYFLEAYRPVRKGDLFLVRGRMRSVEFKVIETDPGEYCVVAPDTEIFCEGKPVRREDEERLDEVCYDDVGGVRKQIAQILSCVLLEPTVFPEEVLSLEERASVEEWASWHDALEKLKHSLANEARVLSSVEELIPSGEAFSSRVNFRGVKVRSGLAEALAKFFERTDDADVSLIGLSPFMRGMIFEELGLLLYGMEHTSLVELTKHKLLCWRDMISDVAALGMPVGSLIERLEEFRDAMFGLQLEKKGVLDQFIKVNKLMCALELQLKELEVEKLKLKKLVRGSSKEIAVCLQLAADQLVVGTSSSSSERA; encoded by the exons ATGGCTCACCAAGCCGAATCGTCCCACTG gaaGAAGGAGGACTTGTGGACGGCAATTCTGGAGCGGAAGAAGTCGCCGAACCGTCTCGTCGTTGATGAGGCCGTAAACGACGATAACTCCATCGTTGCAATGCATCCCGAAACCATGGAAAAGCTACAGCTTCACCGTGGCGACACCATCCTCATCAAG GGGAAGAAACGAAAAGACACAATCTGCATTGCACTTGCTGATGACACCTGTGAAGAGCCAAGAATCAGGATGAACAAGGTTGTCAGGTCGAATTTAAGGGTTCGACTTGGGGATGTTGTGTCTGTACATCAATGCCCTGATGTCAAGTATGGGAAGAGTGTTCACATTCTGCCTATTGATGACTCTATAGGAGTTACGGGAAatctctttgatgcctttttgaAAC CCTATTTCTTGGAAGCTTACCGCCCTGTGAGGAAAGGAGATCTGTTCCTTGTTAGAGGAAGAATGAGAAGTGTAGAGTTTAAGGTCATTGAAACTGACCCAGGGGAATATTGTGTGGTTGCCCCTGACACTGAGATCTTCTGTGAGGGGAAACCTGTGAGAAGGGAGGATGAGGAAAGGTTGGATGAAGTTTGTTATGATGACGTGGGTGGTGTTAGGAAGCAAATAGCTCAAATCCTCAGTTGCGTTCTTCTCGAGCCTACTGTTTTTCCTGAAGAGGTTCTTTCTCTTGAGGAGCGAGCTTCAGTTGAAGAATGGGCATCGTGGCATGACGCCCTTGAAAAGCTCAAGCATAGTCTTGCCAATGAAGCCAGGGTGTTAAGTTCGGTTGAGGAATTGATTCCTTCTGGCGAGGCCTTCTCTTCCCGAGTCAACTTTAGGGGAGTGAAGGTTCGTTCTGGATTAGCTGAGGCGTTGGCCAAGTTTTTTGAGCGTACTGATGACGCAGATGTGAGCTTGATAGGTTTGTCTCCCTTTATGCGTGGGATGATCTTTGAAGAGCTTGGGCTTCTGCTTTACGGTATGGAGCATACTTCTCTTGTAGAACTCACAAAGCACAAACTTTTATGTTGGCGTGACATGATCAGCGATGTAGCCGCTTTGGGCATGCCGGTGGGTTCTCTAATTGAGAGGCTGGAAGAGTTTCGCGATGCCATGTTTGGACTTCAACTTGAAAAGAAAGGTGTCTTGGATCAAttcatcaaagtcaacaaattGATGTGTGCTCTCGAACTGCAACTTAAGGAACTAGAGGTTGAAAAGCTCAAATTGAAGAAGTTGGTCCGCGGGAGCTCCAAGGAAATAGCAGTGTGCCTTCAGCTTGCAGCAGATCAGTTGGTTGTTGGCACCTCTAGCAGTTCCTCTGAGAG AGCATGA